GCGCATGTCGATCAGGTACGCATGGTCTGCAACGCCTGGGGCCGCTGCTGGTGGCGTCCGAACTATTACGGCGCCTATGGCTATTACGGCCCGCGCCGGTTTTACGGTGCGCGTCCGTGGGGCTGGGGCCATCGCCACTGGCGCCGCTGGTAAATGACGAAGGGGCCGCAAGGCCCCTTTTTCCGATCGCCCTTGCTATAGCGCGCCCAGCACCGCCTTCGTGATATCAGCCGTGCCGTTGCTGCCGCCGAACTCCATCGGCTTGAGACCGCCGGCATAGACCTGATCCACCGCGCGCTCGATTCGTTCGCCGGCTTCCACCGCGCTCTCGATACCGTGCTTGTCGGCGAGCCAGTCCAGCATCATCGCCGCCGACAGGATCATGCCGGTGGGATTGGCCTTGCCCTGCCCCATGATGTCGGGCGCCGTGCCGTGGCAGGGCTGGAATACCGCGTATTTGTCGCCGATGTCGGCCGACGGCGCCATGCCGAGGCCGCCGATCAGGCTCGCGGTGATGTCGGAGACGATGTCGCCGAACATGTTCTCCATCACCATCACGTCGAAATCCCAGGGACGCTTGACCAGCATCGCCGCACAGGCATCGACATAGAGCCGATCGGTCGTCACGTCAGGATGCTTCTTGGCGATCTCGTCGAAGATACCGCGGAAGAACGCAAAGGCCTTGAACACGTTCGCCTTGTCGACACAGGCGAGGCTTCCCGGCCTGCCACGCGCCTTGCGCCGCTCGGCCAGCCGAAACGAGAACTCGAACAGCCGCTCGGACGTCCGGCGCGTGATCACCATGGTCTCGCGCGCATCGTCATGCGTAACGACGCCCTTGCCCATCGAGGCGAACAGACCCTCGGTGGACTCGCGGATCACGACGAGATCGATGCCCCGCTTGTCGGCACCGACGATCGGGCTCGGCACGCCCGGGATCAGGCGTGCGGGCCGCACGCCGGCATAGAGATCGAAGATGAAGCGCAGCTCGATCTGCGGCGCGATCTCGGTATTGTCAGGATAGCGCACCGACGGCAGGCCGCAGGCCCCGAGCAGGATGGCGTCGGCCTCCTCGCACAGCTTGATGGTCGTATCGGGCATCGACTTGCCGGTGGCGAGATAATTGTTGGCGCCGGCGGGCGCCTCGGTGAAGCGGAAGCTGAGGCCCGACTTCGTCTCGATCTTGCGCAGCACCTCGAGTGCGGGCGCCATGACTTCGGGACCGATGCCGTCACCGGCGAGCACGGCAATGTGGAAGGCGTTGTTTGCGGACATTCAGAAGCCTCAAGGAAGGGAGTCAGCCACGTCGTCGTTGCGAGCGCAGCAAAGCAATCCAGAACTATTTGCGGAGACAATCTGGATTGCTTCGCTGCGCTCGCAATGACGGTTGAGAGAGTCGTTACTATGGCGTCAGCACCGTGCGCCCGACCACCGCGCCCTGCTGCAACTGCACCAGCGCGTCGTTGGCCTTGCTGAGCGGCGCCGTCGTTACCGGGATCGGCGGGATCTTCTTGGCCCGCACGAGGTCGAGCAGCTCCTGCGTCTCGCGCAGGTTGCCGACATAGCTGCCCTGGATCGTCACGGCCTTGATCGGAATCAGCGGCAGCGCCCAGGTCGCGCCGCCGCCGAACAGACCGACGATGACGAGCTTGCCGCCCTTGGTGAGGCAGTCGAAGCCGAGCTGAGTCGTTGCGGCATTGCCGACGAGGTCGATCACGGCGCGGATCGGGCCGCCCGCCTTCTTGGCCAACTGCTCCAGCGCATCCGGGGCCTTGGGATCGACCGTTGCGAGCGCGCCGGCCTTCTCGGCGGCTTCGCGTTTCCTGGCGTCGATGTCGACCATGATCGCGCCCTTGCCGCCCATCGCCTTCAGCAGCGACAGCGCCATCAGGCCAAGGCCGCCGGCGCCGAACATCACGATCGGTGTGTCAAAATGCTGCTCGACCTTCTTCAGCGCGCTGAAGGTGGTGACGCCCGAGCAGGCATAGGGCGCAGCCGAAGCAGGATCGAGCCCCTTCAGGTTGAGCAGATAGCGCGGATGCGGCACCAGCATGTGATCGGAATAGCCGCCGTCGCAATAGACGCCGAGCGAGCGCGGCGTCAGGCACATGTTCTCGTCGCCGGCGAGGCACGTCGCACACTTGCCGCAGCCGATCCAGGGATAGACCAGGCCGACATCGCCAAGCCTGAGATCGCCCTGGTCGGTCGGCTTCACGTCGGGGCCGAACGCCAGGACTTCGCCGACGGTCTCGTGGCCCATGGTCAGCGGCAGATTGATGCCGCGGTCTTTCAGCGACAGCGGCTTGCGGCCATGGCCGAGATCGTAGCCGCCCTCCCAGATGTGGAGGTCGCTGTGGCAGACGCCGGCGGCCTTGACCTTGATCAGCACCTGCGTGCCCGTGGGCTGCGGCGTCGCCTCGTCGAACTCCTGCAGCGGCGCCTTGAAATCGGCGACCTTGAAACTCTTCATGGCGTTCTCCCGGCATGCTTGTTGCCACGCCACCATGCCATGGGCGGCGGGGCGAGACAAACGCGAGACCGGCCTTCAGCCTTGCGCAACGGTTCTGCCTGACGGAATTGTCGCATCATTGGGGATGCCAATCTCGTTGCGAAGTTCGTCCGTATGCTCGCCAAGCGCCGCGATCGTCTTGCTCGGCCTCGTGTCGGCGCCCGTCATCCGGAAGGGCAGATTAAGGACCTTGAACGAGCCGCCGCCATCCTCCACGGACGAAAGCGCCTGCCGGTGCGCGAGCTGCGGATCATCGAGGGCTTCCTTGATGCTGCGATAGGCCGAGGCCGGCACGCCGGCGGCGCTCAAGGCCACGAGGCATGCATCCGTCGTAAGCCGCTTCGACCAGGTCTCAACGGCATCCATCATGTCGGCCCAATGCTCGCGCCGCGGGGCATAAGACGAGAAGCGCGGATCGGATATCCATTCGGGGCGGCCGATCACGCCCATCAAAGCCTGAAAGATCTTCTCGCTGGCCACCGTGATCATGACGTAACCATTGGCCGTCTCGGTCGGGCCGAACATCGGCCGCGGCGGCGCCTTGATCGAAAATTGCGAGCTCTGCAATTCGATGACCGTCAGCGTGAGCATCGACTCCAGCATGGAGACATCGATGTGCTGGCCGAGCCCGGTCACGCTGCGCTGATAGAGCGCAGATGCGATCGCGCCGAAACCGTAGGTGCCGGTGACGACATCGGCATGGTAGATGCCGCAATAGTCCGGCCTGTTGCGGCCGGGCTGGTAGGCAAGATGCGCCATGTCGTAGCCGGAGGCCGCATGGATCACCGGTGCGTAGGCCGGCAGCTCGGCGGAGGGACCGGTCTGGCCGTAACCCGAGATCGAGCAGTAGATCAGCCTGGGATTGACCGGGCGGAGGCTGTCATCGTCAAGCCGCAGCCGGCGCATCACGCCCGGACGAAAATTCTCGACCAGGATGTCTGCGGTCGCGACCAGACGCCGCACCGCCTCCCGTCCGTCCTCGGATTTGAGGTCGAGCACCACGCTCTTCTTGCCGACATTGAGCTGGCCGAACACGGTGCTGTGGCCGTTGCGCAGCGGCGGCCGCGTCCGCATCGTCTCGCCCTCGTCGGTCTCGATCTTGATGACCTCGGCACCCATGTCGGCCAGCATCCGCGCGCAATGGGGACCGGCGATGGTGGTCGAAAAATCCAGGACCCTGAGCCCTGCGAAGGCCTTTGTCGTCGTCCCCTCATGCTTATCTGCTAGCTGCATGCGTGCCCCTGCCGAGTCCTCGAGTCCATTAGGAACTATCGTTCTTCTCTCTTGTTGGTGCGCCGACCCTAGATGGCGGCGCCTGAGTAGGAAAGTCTTTACCGAACAGGTGCGTCTCGCGGGGGGCTTGAGATTACCAGGGGTAACTGGACCCGATCTTGCATAGCAGCAATCGGGATCGGAAGAGGGCATCAGTTCTTGAGGGTCTTATTCGTTACGACAGAGATGGACGACTTTGTCCGCGTCGGCGGGCTTGGTGCCGTTTCCGCTGCACTTCCGAGAGCGCTCCGGCCCTTCGCCGATATCCGGATCATGCTGCCCGGCTATCGCGACATCATCGAGCAACTCACGCATATTCAGATCGTTGGACGCTGCCCGGCATTTGCGGAGATGCCGGCTTGCTCGCTTGGACGGGCCGCGACCAAGGACGGAATGCCGGTCTATGTGCTGTTGTGCTCACAGCTCTACGATCGTCCCGGCAACCCCTATGGTGACGAGTCGGGGCGCGACTGGCCCGATAACGACATCCGCTTCGCGCGCTTTGCTTCGGCTGCCGCTGAGCTTGCCATGGGCAAGCTGGACAAGAATTGGGCAGCAGACCTGATCCATGCCAATGACTGGCAGGCCGCGCTCGTGCCGGCCTACCTCGCCTGGCAGGGCGCCAAGCTGCCGTCGATCCTGACCATCCACAACCTCGCCTATCAGGGTCTCTTCCCAAAGGAGGCGCTGCGGCGGATCGGCGTCCCCGAAAGCTCCTTCCACATCGACGGCGTCGAGTTCTACGACCAGCTCTCCTTTCTCAAGGCAGGCCTGGTCTACGCCTCGCACCTCACCACCGTCAGCGGCACCTATGCGCGCGAGATCACGACCGAGGAATTCGGCTGCGGCCTCGAAGGCCTCTTGCGCGTCCGTTCGGATGCGTCCGAGCTCACCGGCATCCTCAACGGCATCGACGAGAGCTGGGACCCGCGCTCCTGCGCCCAGCTCGCCCAACAATTCGGCGCCGGCGACTGGGTCGGCAAGAAGGCCAATGCGGACTACGTGCGCAAGCAGTTCGGCCTGGCGGTCTCGCGCGGGCCGATGTTCGGCATCGTCGCGCGCCTCGTGCACCAGAAGGGCATCGACCTCGTGCTGTCGGCCGCCGACGAGATCATCGACGCCGGCGGACAGATCGTTGTCACCGGCTCCGGTGAGCCGGCACTCGAGCAGGCGCTGATCGACGCGCATCGCCGCCGCCCCGACGCCATCGGCGTTGCGATCGGCTTCAACGACGCGCAGGCCCGCCGCATCTTCGCCGGCAGCGATTTCACCTTGATGCCGTCACGGTTCGAGCCGTGCGGCCTCAGCCAGATGTACGCCCAGCGCTTCGGCTCGCTGCCGATCGGCCACCAGACCGGCGGCCTCGCCGAGACCATCACCGACGGCGAGACCGGCTTCCTGTTCTCACGCCCCTCGCACGAGTCCTTCCTCGGCGGCGTGCGCCGCGCCTTCGAGGCGTTCATGGCCCAGGACCAGCTCGACACCATGCGCCGCAGTGCCATGGGCCGGTCGTTCTCGTGGAGCATCTCGGCGGGAAGCTACAGCAAGCTGTATCGGAAGCTGGCGACGGCGTGAGGCCGCCCATTCTCTCGTGCCCCGGACGCAGCGCAACGTCTCTTCGACGGTGCGCTGCTGAGTCGGGGCCCATGACGCGACGGAGTTCGTGGCTCCTGGGTCCCGGCTCTGCGCAGCAGCGCTACGCGCTGCAGCTTGTCCGGGACACGGCGATCACCCCTTCCCGCGCACATCCATCTGCGGCCGTCCGATCCAGAGCCGGTTGAGACCGCGGATCATCCAATCTGGCTGCAGCTCGCCACGTAACCGGGCCTGCGCTTCCTGATAGGGGCTGGCATAGCGCAGCCGATCCGGCAGTTTCGGATAGATGCGCCTTATCCAGCTCAGCGCATCATCGGCGGCCTTCATGTCGCGCGCGTCGAGCGCGAGCCCAAAACCCTCGCGCAAGCGCTCCGGCAGCATCTTCGCCGTGAGCGCGCGATACCATCGCGGCGGCCGCAACCAGGGGCGCGCGCCTGCGAAGATCTGCGTCGCGATCTCGCGCGCCGCATCGCTGACGGTCAGCGTCTCCGACTGCGCCATCGAAGCCGTGTAGGCCGCAAAGGCCGACCAATCCGCCGGCAGGTCATCGCCGGTCAATCCGAACAAGGCGCCAAACGTCCGGCTCTCGGTCCAGTAAAGCTCGCGCTCCTCCGCCGCGAGCTTCGGCAGAACCTGATCATGCGCCATCAACGCCGACTCGACCAGCGTTGCATGAACCCAGCGCAGCGACGGGATGTCGTTGGCGCAGTAGCGCGAGCCCGCCGCGAACGGACCGACGGCCTCGGGCATCTCGCCGACGATCATGGTGTGGCGCCGATGCAATTGCCGGGACGCGAGCAGCGCCCGATCGAGCGACCCGAACACCATCGCAAAGACGATGTCGAAGGTGCGATGAAAACGGCCGATCGGATCGGCAAAGGTCGTCGAGTGCTCGGCGATGGCGGCCGCGACCCAGGGATGAGCCAGTTGCAGCAGCAACGCGCGGCCGGCGCCGAGAAAGACGGCCGCCTCCCGGTCAATCCGCCAGGTCATCGAGCCCGGTCCGAACACGCCCGCGATCGGCCCTGCGGCTTCAGCCCGCACCTTGTCGAGAGCAGACTCCAGATCGTCTTCCGAGACCACCTTTGCGACACCCTGCGAGCGGAAGCGAGAACGATCCACAAGGCCTGTGGCAATTCGATGAAGCGAACCGCTATTCCGCCGCCAACGGCATCTCGTCGACGGGCTCGTGCAACACCACGCCCGACAACGGATCGAACTCGCCGATCCACGGCGCGCGCGTCAGCACCGACCTTGTGTGCGCATAGCCGGCGTCCCAGCGCTGCTTGATGCCTGAGGGGCTGAAGTCGATGTCCTTGGTATGGGTCTCGCGATCGAGCTGCGGCGCCAGCAGGCGCACCACATGCATGCGCGTCGAGCAGCCATAGCCGATCAACTCCCTGACCGCGGGATCGTCGCGCTCGCCTTCGGGCAATCGCGCCGCCAGCTGGTTGATGACGTGGCGCAGGCGATGGGCCTGCTGCTGACGCTCGATCTGGCTCGCGATCCGGCTGGAATATTGCACGTCCTTGTGCCGGGTCAGCACCTCACCCATCGTCGTCGGCTCGGTGCCAACGGGATTCCACAGATGCACGGAGAAGATCAGCGAATTCCGGCGCGGATTGTCGTCGAACACGGCTTCCGTCGGTGAGTTCGAGAGGATGCCGCCGTCCCAGTAAAGCTCGCCGTCGATACGCACCGCCGGAAAGGCCGGCGGCAGCGCGCCCGAAGCCATCACATGCTTCACCGTCAGCTCGCAGTCGCGGCTGTCGAAATAGCGCATCTGGCTGGAGCCGACATGCGCGGCGCCAACCGTGAGGCGCGGCGCACCGCAATTAGCGAGGCTGAAATCGACGAGCCCAGCCAGCGTGCTCTCCAGCGGCGCAGTCGAATAATAGCCGGCGCGATCGGCGCCCAGCGGAAAGGACTCGCCGGCATGCGCCAGCGGATTGGGCTGGAAGAAGCCGGCAATGCCGCCGGCGATGGTCGACCAATAGGCAAGCGTGTCGTCGAAGCCGGGAATGCCGATCGAGAGAGGCCAGGCCGGCTTCTGCTCCATCCGCTTCCAGAACTCCTTGAGGCGGGCGAGCCTGACCTCCGGTGAATTGCCGGCGATCAGGCTCGCATTGATCGCGCCGATCGAGGTGCCGATCACCCAGTCCGGCTCGATGCCGGCCTCGTGCAGGGCCTGGTAGACGCCCGCCTGATAGGCGCCGAGCGCACCGCCGCCTTGCAGCACCAGCACGATCTGTCCCGGCAGGTCGTTCGGCCTGCACACCCCGGCATTTCCCTGCATGCCCGTCGCACTCCTGCTCCGAAAGAGCCTTACGCAAAATCCTCCTTCCTTGTTACGCCCGACGACCATCGGCCGTCCAGCAACCATCGTTGGGGAGGGAGTGCAGAAGGCTATGGGAACCAAGGATGCGTCAACGCTTTGCCGGCGCCTCTTGCGGCGGCGGGTCGTCGTCCGAGATCGCCCGCCAGGCTGCGCCGTCAAGATCGTCGTATTGCCCGCTGCGGAGCGACCAGAGGAAGGCGGCGAGGCCCGCACCTCCAAGCATTAGCGCCAGCGGCACCAGGATGACCAGTATTTCCATCACATGATCTCCCGCGAGGCGCTGCGGGCCCGCAGCGCATTCAGCATGACCAGGATCGAGGATCCGCTCATGGCGGCCGCGGCAATCAAGGGCGTCACCACGCCGCTGATCGCGACCGGCACGGCCAGCACGTTATAGCCGATCGCAAGCCAGAGGTTTTGCCGCATCAGATGCAGCGCCTTGCGCGCGGAATCGATGGCCGCGACGACCGGGGCCAGCGGCCGGCCGAGGAAGACCAGATCGGCGGTGGCCTGGCTCAGATGCGCCGCCGAAATCGGCGACATCGAGACATGGGCTGCCGCCAGCGACGGCGCATCGTTCATGCCGTCGCCGACCATCAGCACCTTTGCGCCGCACCGCTTCAGCTCCTCGATCCGCGCGATCTTGTCGGCCGGGGTCACGCCGGCGCGCCATTCGACGATGCCGAGCGCATGGGCCGCCGCGATCACCGCGGCTTCGCGGTCGCCCGAGAGGATCTCGACGCCAATATTGCGCGCCTTCAGTGCCGCGATCACGGCCTGTGCGTCCGGACGCAGACCCTGGCGCACGGTGAGGATGAATTTTTCGGGTCCCTTGCTGAAAGCCACGACGGACGCTTCGGGATCGAGTGTCGCGCCGACGACCAGCGCCTCGGCGCCGCAGAAGGACGGACGGCCGAGCCGGAGCTCGACACCATCCACCACGGCGCGGACGCCCTGCCCGGCTTCCTCGGCCGCACTCAGTATCGGGGACTTCGCGCCTGCGGCCTGGGCGACCGCGGCGGCCACCGGATGATGGCTCGACAGCGCGAGGCGGCCGGCAAGTTCGAACACGCCGGCGGGGATATCGGCTGCGTTCGTGACCTCGAGATCCGGCAGCGTCAACGTGCCGGTCTTGTCGAAGATGACGTGATCCGCCTCGGCAAGACGCTCGATGGCGTCGCCGGAATTGAGCAGCACGCCGGCCTTGAACATCGCGCCTGAGGTCACCGTCTGCACGGTCGGAATAGCCAGCCCGAGCGCGCAGGGACAGGTGATGATCAGCACCGCAACGCCCGTCACGATCGCATCGTGCCAGCCGGCGCCCGCGATGGCCCAGCCCAGAATGGTGATCAACGCAGTGGCATGCACCACCGGCGCATAGAGACGCGAGGCGCGATCGGCGAGCCGCATATAGCGCGAGCGCGCGGCAAGCGCGTTGTCGAGCAGGCGGGTGATCTCGGCAAGCAGCGTTGCTTCCGATGCGGCCGAAACGCGCACTCGCAAGCTTCCGGAGATGTTCATGGAGCCGGCATACACAGGCGTGCCGTGCTCGGCCGTGACATAGAGCGTCTCGCCGGTGATCAGGCTCTGGTCGATCTCGGAGCGTCCCTCGATCACGGTGCCGTCGACGGCGCAGCGCTCGCCGGGTCGCAGCAGCACGATGTCGCCGGGGTGGATGGCGGCGACCGGCACCTGGGTTATCTCGTCGGCCCCGACGAACTTCGCCGCGGTCTCCGCCTTCAGCGCGGCGAGATTGCCGGCGACCGCGCGGGTCCGCCGCCGCATGTTCTGATCGAGGACGCGACCGACCAGCAGGAACGTCAGCAGCATGATCGCCGCGTCGAAATAGGCATGCTCGGCGTGGTTGATGGTCTCGACCACGGACATGCCGAGCGCAAGGCACACGCCGATGGAGATCGGCACGTCCATATTGGTGGTCTTGTTCGACAGCGCCCGCCAGGCCGAGCGGAAGAACGGCTGGCCGGCATAGGCGGCCGCCGGCAGTGCGATCAGCGCCGACAGCCAGTGGAAGAAGTCGCGCTGCTCGGGCAGCATGTCCGAGACGTTGCCTGACCACACCGGGATCGACAGCATCATCACATTCATGGTGGCAAAGGCGGCAACGCCGAGACAGCGCAGCAGGAAACGCGATTCGGCGACCTCGCCCGCCTCCGCGCTCTCGGTCTCGTAGGGATAGGCCTTGTAGCCGAGCTCCTCGAGCCGATCGATGAAGCGGGCAGGATCCAGCGTGCCCGCCTTCCATTCCAGCGCAACGCGCCGGTCGGTGAGGTTCACCCGTGCCAGCGTGACATCGGGGATCGCGGACAGGCCTCGCTCGATCTTGGCCATGCAGCCGGCGCAGTGAACGCCTTCGACGGCGAGGTCGATGTGCTGAACGCCCGCGCCCGCGGCGCGGACATAGTGGGAGAAATCGCGTGTCACCTGCATGGCGCGGCCGTCAGTTCAGGATCACGCGGTTGCGCGACAGGAACACGCGCTCACCTTTCGCATCGCCCTCGATGACGAGATCCCACAGGCCGGGCGCGACGGCGGCGGCATTGCCGCGATAGATGCCGATACCGGCCTCCGCGAGGTCGACCGCGAGATCGGCGCGCTTGTCGGTCGGCCGTTCCAGGCGCCCGCCGAATTTCAACCCGCTCAGCGGCCGGCCCGCCGCATCGCGCGCCTCGACCTGAAGCACGGCATTGCCGTCGGCGCGCCGCTCGATATGGGCGTTGACCTGCCATTTGCGCGCGGTCTGGTCCTGCGCCGCCGTGATTTCGCGCTCATAGGCGAGGCCCGCTGCATAGGGGCTGTCGACATCGGTGCCGGGCAGCGTCGCAATCGCGAGCTTCATCATGGTGACGTTGACACCGATCACGACGCCGAAGAAGGCGACGAGCATCAGGAAGACCTTCGTTCCGGTCAGAGGCTTGGTTGCCATTTCAGTCTCCTGGTCTTACGGCGCGACGAAATTGTCTGTGGTGGATGCAGCCTCGCCGAGTCCGATGTCCGTGACGCGGAAGCGAACCGGGATCGACTTCTCCGGATTGCCCTCGGCCGGCGCGGTGACGAGCAGGCGCAGCTCACTGGTGGAGTCGCGGGGGATCACGATCATCGGGCGATCCGGCGTCACGGAATCAGCGCCGACGACATGGATCGTCGAATTGACCGGGCCATCGATATCGATCGCGATCACGCGATCATGTCCGCTCTTGTTCAGAAGCCGGGCGGTGTAGGCATTGCGGATCGATCCGTCGCTGAGCCGGACCGCAACCGGGTTGCGGTCGTGCAGCACGTTGATGTCGAGCAGGGTGCGGGTCGCCAGCACGTAGACCATGATGCCGCCGACCGCCGCGATGATCGCGCTGTAGGCCATGGTGCGCGGACGGACGATGCGATAGATCGGCGCCTTGCCTTCCTGGCGTCGCTGGATGTTGATGTCGTTGTCATAACCGATCAGCCGCTTCGGCCGGCCGATCTTGGTCATGACGTTGTCGCAGGCGTCGATGCAGAGCCCGCACTGGATGCATTCGAGCTGCGGCCCGTTGCGGATGTCGATGCCGGTCGGGCAGACCGCGACGCATTGATAGCAGTCGACGCAATCGCCGACGTGCTCGCCGAGCGCGCGCAGCTCGGCGGCCTTCTTCACGGACGTGCGCTTCTCGCCGCGGTCGTAGCGATAGGTGACGTTGAGCGCCCATTCGTCGGTGAGTGCGGCCTGGATGCGCGGCCACGGGCACATATAGGTGCAGACCTGCTCGCGCATGAAGCCGGCGAGTACATAGGTCGTTGCGGTCAGGATGCCGATCCAGATATAGGCGATGACAGGCGCCTGAAAGGTCAGGAGCTGCTTCACCAGCGTCGGGGCGTCGTTGAAATAGAGCACCCAGGCGCCGCCGGTCCACCAGGCGATCATCAGCCAGGTCGCATGCTTGAGCACGATCTCGGAGAGGCGCTTGGGCGTCAGCGCGCCGGCCGATTTGTCCTTCCGCATCCGCTCGCGGCGATCGCCTTCGAAGAAGCGTTCGACCGCATAGAACAGATCGGTCCAGACCGTTTGCGGACAGAGATAGCCACACCAGATGCGACCGCCGACCGAGTTCATCAGGAACAGCGCGACCGCGGCGACGATCAACAGGCCGGTGAAATAATAGACTTCCTGCGGCCAGAGCTCGATGAAGAAGAAGTAGAAGCGGCTGTTGGGCAGATCGATCAGCACCGCCTGGCTGGGAGCGCCCAAGCCTCTGTTCCAGCGCACGAAGGGAAGGAAGTAGTAGACGCCCAGGCAAAAGGCCATCAGGCCCCATTTGATCCGGCGGAAGGTGCCCTGGACGCTCTGGGGATAGACCTTCTTGCGGGCTACGTAGAGCGGCCCGTTGTCATCATCCGATGTGAGATCTTTCGGGTTCACGGTCTTGTTCATCGCTCAAGTCGCCTCAGAAGGTGCGATTAAACCTAGACCCGACGTCACTGGGTCAGTTGATCCAGCGCAAACGGGGGCGAATTTGTTCGCCCCCGTCAGCCGCCGATCGTGACTTTTCAGGCTATTTTCCGCCACCCAGCGAGTGGACGTAGACCGCCATCGCCTTGATGGTGGCGGGATCGAGCCGCCCTTCCCAGGACGGCATGACGCCGGCACGGCCATTCGCGATCGTCTCGATCAGGGTTGCCTCGTCGGAGCCATAGAGCCAGATCTTGTCGGTCAGGTTCGGCGCGCCGAGCTCCTGGTTGCCCTTGCCGCCGTCGCCGTGGCAGGCGACGCAATTGTCAGTAAAAATCTTCTCGCCTTTGGCAGCGTCGTAGCCATTCCGGGTCGGAAGGCCCGACAGCGAGCGGACATAATTGGCAACCGTGACGATCTCGTCCGGCTTCAGCACGCCGTCCTTGCCGAAGGCGAGCATCTGGCCCTCATGGGTCTTGGCATGACCCGAGCGTGCGCCGAACTGGATGGTCTGCATGATCTGGTCGAGCGTGCCGCCCCACAGCCAGTCGTCGTCGTTCAGGTTTGGAAAGCCCTTGGCGCCGGCCGCACCAGAGCCGTGGCACGGCGCGCAATTGTCGCCGAACACGGTCTTGCCCTTGGCACGGGCGAGCGCCAGCAGGGCCGGATCCTTTTCGATGTCGGCGAGGGAGGCCGCGCCCAACGCCACCATCTTGTCGCCCCTGATCCTGTCGAGGTTG
This genomic interval from Bradyrhizobium guangzhouense contains the following:
- a CDS encoding cation-translocating P-type ATPase gives rise to the protein MQVTRDFSHYVRAAGAGVQHIDLAVEGVHCAGCMAKIERGLSAIPDVTLARVNLTDRRVALEWKAGTLDPARFIDRLEELGYKAYPYETESAEAGEVAESRFLLRCLGVAAFATMNVMMLSIPVWSGNVSDMLPEQRDFFHWLSALIALPAAAYAGQPFFRSAWRALSNKTTNMDVPISIGVCLALGMSVVETINHAEHAYFDAAIMLLTFLLVGRVLDQNMRRRTRAVAGNLAALKAETAAKFVGADEITQVPVAAIHPGDIVLLRPGERCAVDGTVIEGRSEIDQSLITGETLYVTAEHGTPVYAGSMNISGSLRVRVSAASEATLLAEITRLLDNALAARSRYMRLADRASRLYAPVVHATALITILGWAIAGAGWHDAIVTGVAVLIITCPCALGLAIPTVQTVTSGAMFKAGVLLNSGDAIERLAEADHVIFDKTGTLTLPDLEVTNAADIPAGVFELAGRLALSSHHPVAAAVAQAAGAKSPILSAAEEAGQGVRAVVDGVELRLGRPSFCGAEALVVGATLDPEASVVAFSKGPEKFILTVRQGLRPDAQAVIAALKARNIGVEILSGDREAAVIAAAHALGIVEWRAGVTPADKIARIEELKRCGAKVLMVGDGMNDAPSLAAAHVSMSPISAAHLSQATADLVFLGRPLAPVVAAIDSARKALHLMRQNLWLAIGYNVLAVPVAISGVVTPLIAAAAMSGSSILVMLNALRARSASREIM
- a CDS encoding FixH family protein, giving the protein MATKPLTGTKVFLMLVAFFGVVIGVNVTMMKLAIATLPGTDVDSPYAAGLAYEREITAAQDQTARKWQVNAHIERRADGNAVLQVEARDAAGRPLSGLKFGGRLERPTDKRADLAVDLAEAGIGIYRGNAAAVAPGLWDLVIEGDAKGERVFLSRNRVILN
- the ccoG gene encoding cytochrome c oxidase accessory protein CcoG, which gives rise to MNKTVNPKDLTSDDDNGPLYVARKKVYPQSVQGTFRRIKWGLMAFCLGVYYFLPFVRWNRGLGAPSQAVLIDLPNSRFYFFFIELWPQEVYYFTGLLIVAAVALFLMNSVGGRIWCGYLCPQTVWTDLFYAVERFFEGDRRERMRKDKSAGALTPKRLSEIVLKHATWLMIAWWTGGAWVLYFNDAPTLVKQLLTFQAPVIAYIWIGILTATTYVLAGFMREQVCTYMCPWPRIQAALTDEWALNVTYRYDRGEKRTSVKKAAELRALGEHVGDCVDCYQCVAVCPTGIDIRNGPQLECIQCGLCIDACDNVMTKIGRPKRLIGYDNDINIQRRQEGKAPIYRIVRPRTMAYSAIIAAVGGIMVYVLATRTLLDINVLHDRNPVAVRLSDGSIRNAYTARLLNKSGHDRVIAIDIDGPVNSTIHVVGADSVTPDRPMIVIPRDSTSELRLLVTAPAEGNPEKSIPVRFRVTDIGLGEAASTTDNFVAP
- the ccoP gene encoding cytochrome-c oxidase, cbb3-type subunit III, whose protein sequence is MTDHQGEFDSVTGRSTTGHEWDGIKELNTPLPRWWVITFYLTIVWAIGYWIVYPAWPLISSNTRGVLGYSSRADVAVELANLDRIRGDKMVALGAASLADIEKDPALLALARAKGKTVFGDNCAPCHGSGAAGAKGFPNLNDDDWLWGGTLDQIMQTIQFGARSGHAKTHEGQMLAFGKDGVLKPDEIVTVANYVRSLSGLPTRNGYDAAKGEKIFTDNCVACHGDGGKGNQELGAPNLTDKIWLYGSDEATLIETIANGRAGVMPSWEGRLDPATIKAMAVYVHSLGGGK